The DNA segment AGACGAACTGACTGCTATTATCGATCGTCGCTTTGAAACGCTGTCACATCTATTGGAACTGAGCCTGCGCCAGGTCCAAGCGATCGATGAAAGCCGCATGAGTGATCTGATGCGGATTCTGTCCGACAAACAACCGCCGATCAACGAATTGATCCAAATCGGCAAACAACTGGCATCCGCGGTCGGCGAAGACCCCGCAAATCGCCAATGGGCATCGGATGAAGATCGCAGGCGTTGTCGCGAGCGACAAAGTCAATGCGAATTGATGCATGACGAATTGCTTGCGATCGAAGCCGACTGCGAGGGCCGATTGACGGCAAGCAGAGCATCGGCGCAAGAGAAACTACAACGCTTTGACAACGGACGAGTCGC comes from the Rubripirellula reticaptiva genome and includes:
- the flgN gene encoding flagellar export chaperone FlgN; this translates as MNADELTAIIDRRFETLSHLLELSLRQVQAIDESRMSDLMRILSDKQPPINELIQIGKQLASAVGEDPANRQWASDEDRRRCRERQSQCELMHDELLAIEADCEGRLTASRASAQEKLQRFDNGRVAANSYAQAQTTRPSGGSLDLSSD